The following coding sequences are from one Carassius gibelio isolate Cgi1373 ecotype wild population from Czech Republic chromosome B7, carGib1.2-hapl.c, whole genome shotgun sequence window:
- the LOC127961832 gene encoding protein mono-ADP-ribosyltransferase PARP14-like: MENYQHAVFFEAKSLSDEELRQIQLYFKIRRRSGGGDCEIYKVGNSTYKISFMNKNAQERVLERKDHVIKVEGQEDIYVSLSLENVTESSEKPTASANQKCAKSVEKVLKLNHYLLRFFSECKSPYSDLEKRLSKVSSTFEINADCEELVVTRDPAAADVFPLKKWEFAVDEVFETLKSHYIIHFEVERDKSVSLEENSFLQSDNLKIFFEELTCLAVVVGERTEVEKRLKFLSGLKDKLQIQQECCMSEKQYGLIKERFEQYIQTKLPALKIEQERAGVLLLKGPEKEVHAGEEELLKLALGIREKRIPCHRAVMTFMESSGSIQHFQNRFQQSLCSPVMLETSGSDLLLLSLSDGALEEAAAAVQRDVCLETVRLENTQKSSALTKLKEDLNEAVDQANRGSVKVELKYQDESTTDPKVQLVGYTTEVNKLKNIVLEYKRNHQNHHTSLPLPRPEMAEHFSDILAMADSMESDKEINIKVVVGSLEQQQADVFVAPMIKTKMTSTLIGSSLLNKAGQQLQNNFKRAKGNHTLKPGEVLEVDGTQALGCSKVFFIESLFHSLTSDLDEIIMPVDGVELHLVFGDITNETTDAIVNTTDFKDFQTAGVCKDILTKAGPQIQAQLTGAQVARGQIFTTQPGGFPCKTIMHICGLRDPDVIKTLAKEIVVQSEQGCCRSVAIPAICAGQGGLDPCVVAKSILEGVKDGVQGANLQHLKSIRIVLLKINVFLAFKAMAKQIFGALAPLAPTSVITRGRSASTRSRSHSLTSPVTSDFSSLMKSLPDTESRAAFLVIGHTNNVSNACREIQQAYKSQCCTHTIFRDEIRCLTEDEKKQLYSKVSSLHLQIEQISSDRWVVKGLKDGVNEVVRLIQDALRRQVRDKEQSILFSQVTWCILGSRGIWQKVPKDVNYLLEKGDVKDGIVDAQGVKWTVNLGKMEAKACHSGEVTALKRLENLSDFSVPIYWNNMSQGDSLQVNELDQSSTEYQTVKADFKKTVPKTVLKIQRIQNMNLRRLYEGRKKELEDRNGSVGAAEKMLYHGTSEESCSSIIKSNFNRSFSGQNATNYGHGTYFAVNASYSAQNNYAVAAADGTQFMFVARVLTGYHTRGNANMKTPPVREEPDRYDSVVDSLQNPSMFVIFHDCQAYPDYLITFK; encoded by the exons ATGGAAAACTACCAGCATGCTGTGTTTTTTGAGGCAAAGAGTCTCTCAGATGAAGAACTTAGACAAATACAACTATACTTCAAAATCAGGAGAAGGTCTGGAGGAGGAGACTGTGAGATCTACAAAGTGGGTAACAGCACCTACAAGATAAGTTTTATGAACAAAAATG CCCAGGAAAGAGTACTAGAACGAAAGGATCATGTCATCAAAGTAGAAGGACAAGAGGATATCTATGTTTCATTAAGTCTTGAAAATGTCACTGAAAGCAGTGAAAAACCTACAGCATCTGCAAATCAG AAATGTGCTAAAAGTGTGGAGAAGGTTTTAAAACTGAACCATTATCTACTACGCTTCTTCAGTGAATGTAAAAGCCCATATTCAGATTTGGAAAAACGCCTCTCTAAGGTCTCCAGCACCTTTGAGATCAACGCTGACTGTGAAGAGTTGGTGGTGACGAGGGACCCAGCTGCAGCAGATGTTTTTCCCCTGAAGAAATGGGAATTTGCAGTGGATGAAGTGTTTGAGACTCTTAAGTCACACTATATCATCCACTTCGAGGTTGAAAGAGATAAATCTGTAAGTCTCGAAGAAAACTCTTTCCTCCAAAgtgataatttaaaaatattttttgaagaacTAACATGTTTAGCTGTGGTAGTCGGAGAACGAACAGAAGTTGAGAAGAGATTAAAATTTCTAAGCGGTTTGAAGGACAAACTGCAGATTCAACAAGAGTGTTGCATGTCTGAGAAACAGTATGGCCTCATCAAAGAACGGTTTGAGCAATACATACAAACTAAATTACCTGCTCTTAAGATCGAACAGGAAAGAGCAGGTGTTCTCCTTCTGAAGGGTCCTGAGAAAGAGGTTCATGCAGGTGAAGAAGAGCTTTTGAAATTGGCACTAGGAATCAGAGAGAAGAGGATCCCATGCCATCGTGCCGTTATGACCTTCATGGAATCAAGTGGCAGCATACAGCACTTCCAAAACCGATTTCAGCAGAGCCTCTGCAGCCCAGTTATGCTCGAGACTTCAGGTTCAGACCTTCTTCTGCTGAGTCTGTCTGATGGAGCACTAGAGGAGGCGGCCGCTGCTGTGCAGAGAGACGTGTGTTTGGAGACTGTGCGTCTGGAAAACACTCAGAAATCATCTGCGTTGACTAAACTGAAGGAAGATTTGAATGAAGCCGTCGATCAAGCCAATCGTGGAAGTGTTAAAGTGGAGCTTAAATACCAGGATGAATCAACTACTGACCCCAAAGTGCAACTTGTGGGCTACACTACTGAAGTTAATAAGCTGAAGAACATTGTGCTGGAATACAAACGAAACCATCAGAACCATCACACCTCCCTGCCTCTTCCCAGGCCAGAAATGGCAGAGCACTTCTCTGATATCTTGGCAATGGCCG ACTCTATGGAGTCTGATAAAGAGATAAACATTAAAGTTGTGGTTGGTAGTCTTGAGCAACAACAG GCAGATGTGTTTGTTGCTCCAATGATCAAAACAAAAATGACCTCAACCTTGATTGGATCATCCCTGTTGAATAAAGCAGGACAGCAGCTTCAAAATAACTTCAAAAGGGCAAAGGGAAATCACACTCTTAAGCCTGGAGAAGTGCTGGAGGTGGATGGGACACAAGCGCTGGGATGCTCCAAGGTTTTCTTTATAGAAT CTCTGTTTCATtcactgacctctgaccttgaTGAGATCATCATGCCAGTAGATGGGGTTGAACTCCATCTAGTGTTTGGAGACATCACTAATGAGACAACGGATGCCATCGTGAACACCACTGACTTTAAGGACTTCCAGACAGCTG gagtgtgtaagGACATCCTTACTAAGGCAGGACCTCAAATCCAGGCTCAACTGACAGGcg CTCAGGTAGCAAGAGGGCAGATCTTCACGACCCAGCCAGGAGGCTTCCCCTGTAAGACGATCATGCATATTTGTGGACTGAGGGACCCTGATGTTATCAAGACCCTGGCAAAAGAAATAGTGGTTCAAAGTGAGCAGGGCTGCTGCAGGTCTGTGGCCATTCCTGCGATCTGTGCTG GACAAGGAGGCTTGGATCCATGTGTGGTGGCTAAATCCATTCTAGAGGGAGTAAAGGATGGAGTTCAAGGAGCGAATCTTCAACATCTCAAAAGCATTCGAATCGTTCTGCTGAAGATTAATGTTTTCCTGGCTTTCAAAGCAATGGCAAAGCAAATCTTTGGTG CTCTTGCACCCCTTGCACCTACGAGTGTAATCACCAGAGGGCGCAGTGCATCAACTCGATCAAGATCACATTCCTTAACCTCACCAGTCACTTCAGACTTCAGTTCTCTAATGAAGTCATTGCCTGACACAGAGAGCAGAGCAGCATTTCTAGTCATTGGTCACACAAATAATGTGTCTAATGCCTGTAGAGAAATACAGCAGGCATATAAGAGCCAGTGCTGCACACATACTATCTTTCGTGATGAGATCAGGTGTCTCACTGAAGATGAGAAGAAGCAGCTGTACTCTAAAGTGAGTTCACTGCACTTGCAGATAGAGCAGATCAGCTCTGATAGATGGGTAGTAAAAGGACTGAAGGATGGAGTGAATGAGGTGGTTAGACTGATACAAGACGCACTTCGTAGACAG GTAAGAGACAAGGAGCAGTCCATCCTCTTCAGTCAAGTCACATGGTGCATTCTGGGATCAAGGGGTATTTGGCAGAAGGTACCAAAAGATGTGAATTATCTGCTTGAGAAAGGAGATGTGAAAGATGGAATTGTGGATGCACAGGGTGTGAAATGGACTGTGAATCTGGGAAAGATGGAGGCAAAAGCATGTCATTCAGGAGAGGTGACCGCTCTCAAGCGACTGGAGAACCTTTCAG ATTTCTCTGTGCCAATCTACTGGAACAACATGAGTCAAGGTGACTCCTTACAGGTGAATGAACTAGATCAGTCATCCACAGAGTACCAGACTGTGAAGGCAGACTTCAAGAAGACTGTCCCAAAAACAGTGCTCAAG ATCCAGCGCATCCAGAACATGAATCTCCGGCGGTTATACGAGGGGCGTAAAAAAGAGCTAGAGGACAGAAATGGTTCTGTGGGAGCAGCGGAGAAGATGCTTTATCACGGCACATCAGAGGAATCCTGCTCATCCATCATCAAGTCAAACTTTAATCGCAGTTTTTCAGGGCAAAATG CCACCAACTACGGACATGGGACGTACTTCGCTGTGAACGCCAGCTACTCTGCCCAAAACAATTATGCAGTTGCTGCAGCAGACGGGACACAGTTCATGTTTGTGGCTCGTGTGCTTACGGGTTACCACACTCGGGGTAATGCGAACATGAAGACGCCCCCTGTTCGTGAGGAACCTGACCGATATGACAGTGTGGTGGATAGTTTGCAGAATCCCTCCATGTTTGTGATTTTCCACGACTGCCAGGCTTATCCAGACTACCTCATCACATTCAAGtga